In the genome of Candidatus Saccharibacteria bacterium oral taxon 488, one region contains:
- the murJ gene encoding murein biosynthesis integral membrane protein MurJ, with protein sequence MNQRLTVKLAATILASSMLLSSLLGLLRDRFLNAAYFPNEKAHLAGYPVGLDAYTAAFMVPDFMFAILVSGALSVTFIPVFNERWIKGNKQSAWQISSSMINLMALVTLVTSVLIIVFADPLMKYLIAPGLSEAGHALAVSMMRVIAVNPLIFAVAAVIASIQQAVGRFTFYALAPMLYNVGIIIGTLWFTNGINLFGWQIFDGGIMGVALGVVLGSVLQLIVSAVGLIGLGFDYDFKIYWRNHGFRKVLSLLPARSIDQGMDYVVSLAEVNLASRMGDGVIRRYNQALTLHMMPINLIGVAISNAAFPQLTERLASERPDLFRRDLRSFLRTVIWMIIPICVVTFFARGYIVHFINNNGDPVMANILGCLVMAILFRTVYHMVARGFYAQQDTKTPMYVSIFAIVLNVALAVILGYYVKLGPYGLAWAQSVVAFVEVVILCVILGRRMPQLFDATFVKAVAKMALAAVPLAVACYVSVLVIPFRASDDSFLGALPKFGAITIFNFVVYGALSKWLKLPEIDPVLARIKRLLFSRFDMSKLRR encoded by the coding sequence ATTAATCAGCGGCTGACAGTCAAGTTAGCCGCCACGATTTTAGCGAGCTCAATGTTGCTGTCAAGCCTGCTGGGGCTGCTGCGCGATCGCTTTTTGAACGCGGCGTATTTCCCGAACGAGAAGGCTCACTTGGCTGGCTATCCAGTTGGGCTGGATGCCTATACGGCAGCGTTCATGGTGCCGGATTTTATGTTTGCGATTTTGGTGTCGGGGGCGCTGAGCGTTACCTTCATACCGGTATTTAACGAGCGGTGGATCAAGGGCAACAAGCAGTCAGCCTGGCAAATCAGTTCGAGCATGATTAATTTGATGGCGCTGGTAACGCTGGTAACGAGCGTTCTAATCATCGTTTTTGCTGATCCGCTGATGAAATATCTGATCGCGCCAGGGCTGAGCGAGGCGGGCCACGCGTTGGCGGTCAGTATGATGCGAGTGATCGCGGTCAATCCGCTGATCTTTGCGGTGGCAGCGGTGATCGCCAGCATCCAGCAAGCGGTCGGTCGCTTCACCTTCTATGCGCTGGCGCCGATGCTGTACAATGTCGGGATTATCATCGGTACGCTATGGTTTACCAATGGCATCAACCTGTTCGGCTGGCAGATCTTTGATGGCGGCATCATGGGCGTGGCGCTCGGCGTGGTGCTCGGGTCGGTGCTGCAGCTCATCGTCAGTGCGGTTGGATTGATCGGCCTCGGTTTTGATTATGATTTCAAGATTTATTGGCGCAACCACGGCTTTCGTAAAGTTTTGTCGCTGCTGCCGGCGCGCTCGATTGACCAAGGGATGGATTATGTAGTCAGCCTAGCCGAAGTCAACTTGGCGTCGCGGATGGGGGATGGCGTCATTCGTCGCTATAATCAAGCATTGACGCTACACATGATGCCGATCAATCTCATTGGCGTCGCTATTTCCAACGCTGCCTTTCCGCAGCTAACTGAACGCCTTGCCTCGGAGCGGCCGGATCTATTTCGCAGAGACCTGCGGTCATTTCTCAGGACGGTAATCTGGATGATTATCCCGATCTGTGTGGTGACATTTTTCGCGCGCGGCTACATAGTACACTTTATCAATAATAATGGCGATCCGGTCATGGCGAATATTCTCGGTTGTCTGGTGATGGCGATTTTATTCAGGACGGTGTATCACATGGTGGCGCGCGGATTTTATGCGCAGCAGGACACCAAGACGCCGATGTATGTGTCGATTTTTGCGATTGTGTTAAATGTGGCGCTGGCGGTGATACTTGGCTACTACGTGAAACTTGGTCCGTACGGCCTGGCGTGGGCGCAGTCGGTCGTGGCCTTTGTCGAGGTGGTGATTTTGTGCGTCATTTTAGGTCGGCGCATGCCGCAGCTGTTTGATGCGACGTTTGTCAAAGCGGTCGCCAAGATGGCGTTAGCCGCGGTGCCGCTAGCGGTGGCGTGCTACGTCAGCGTGTTGGTAATTCCATTTCGAGCGTCGGATGACAGCTTTTTAGGGGCGCTGCCCAAGTTTGGGGCGATTACGATTTTCAATTTTGTCGTGTACGGTGCGCTGTCCAAGTGGCTGAAGTTGCCAGAAATCGACCCAGTCTTGGCGCGAATTAAACGTCTGCTGTTTTCGCGATTTGATATGAGTAAGTTGAGGCGCTGA
- a CDS encoding GTP-binding protein, with protein sequence MKPLTSIRNFCIIAHIDHGKSTLADRMMEMTGTVEKREMKSQLLDSMDLEREKGITIKLAPVRMRYRYRQPAATTSSESNVAGNASDRAIDSSEGLPLTGPYDLNLIDTPGHVDFSYEVSRSLQACEGAVLVVDASQGIQAQTLANVYLAMEQDLTIIPVLNKVDLPAADVPRVSKQVINLLGCNESDIIHISAKTGQNVDQVLEAIVERIPAPTSPLAVEHPDIAPADMPTRALIFDSYYDDYRGVILYVRVVDGQIKKGEAIHMMATGANGLALEVGHLSPGMIPDPSLDTGEIGYIVTNLKTTREARVGDTVTLSKYCNL encoded by the coding sequence ATGAAACCGCTGACCAGTATTCGTAATTTTTGCATCATCGCTCACATCGATCACGGTAAATCGACGCTGGCGGACCGGATGATGGAGATGACGGGGACGGTGGAGAAGCGCGAGATGAAATCGCAGTTGCTCGATAGTATGGATCTCGAGCGCGAGAAGGGGATCACGATTAAGCTCGCGCCAGTGCGGATGAGATACCGCTACCGCCAGCCAGCGGCAACCACTTCCTCTGAATCGAACGTCGCAGGCAACGCCAGCGACAGGGCTATCGATTCATCGGAAGGATTGCCACTGACTGGACCTTACGATCTCAACCTCATCGACACGCCCGGTCACGTTGATTTTAGTTACGAAGTCAGCCGCTCATTGCAAGCCTGCGAGGGCGCGGTGCTGGTGGTCGACGCCAGCCAGGGCATTCAGGCGCAGACGCTGGCGAATGTATACTTGGCGATGGAGCAGGATCTCACGATCATTCCGGTACTCAATAAAGTTGATTTGCCAGCCGCTGATGTGCCGCGCGTGTCCAAGCAAGTGATCAATCTGCTGGGCTGCAATGAAAGCGACATTATTCATATTTCTGCCAAAACAGGACAGAATGTCGATCAAGTTTTGGAGGCGATTGTTGAGCGAATTCCAGCGCCGACTTCGCCGCTTGCAGTCGAGCATCCTGATATTGCGCCGGCTGATATGCCGACGCGGGCACTGATTTTTGACAGCTATTATGACGATTACCGCGGCGTGATTTTGTATGTCCGAGTAGTTGATGGGCAGATCAAAAAAGGTGAAGCGATTCACATGATGGCGACTGGCGCGAATGGCTTGGCGCTGGAGGTTGGCCACCTCAGCCCTGGCATGATCCCCGACCCGTCGCTGGACACCGGTGAAATTGGCTACATCGTCACCAACCTCAAAACCACGCGTGAAGCGCGAGTGGGTGATACGGTAACCTTAAGTAAATACTGTAATCTGTAA
- the tilS gene encoding tRNA lysidine(34) synthetase TilS: MKRLIAVSGGVDSVVLLDSVLRHGQDEVVVAHFDHGIRAESAADARFVAGLARRYNVPYVTRREELGVAASEDTARRRRYQFLFDAAARWGGRVTTAHHQDDVIETIALNLWRGTRWRGLAAMGDQRIERPLLEWTKQDIYDYALRHRLEWVEDATNQSSAYLRNQLRRQLQARLTDQQRAALGRLWRQQWQLRQEIDQETLRLSSCLSSRYFWAHIPIEPARELLHREVQRLTGVSLLSAQLDRLLIAIKTGRAGTVWQPAANVRVKLSVKSVTIKRVTR; the protein is encoded by the coding sequence ATGAAGCGACTGATTGCGGTATCGGGTGGGGTGGACAGCGTGGTACTCCTCGACAGCGTATTGCGGCATGGGCAGGACGAGGTAGTGGTGGCTCACTTTGATCATGGAATTCGGGCAGAGTCGGCGGCTGATGCGCGGTTCGTGGCGGGGCTAGCGCGCCGGTATAATGTGCCATATGTTACCAGGCGTGAAGAGTTGGGCGTGGCAGCCAGCGAGGATACGGCGCGCCGGCGGCGGTATCAATTTCTCTTTGACGCGGCGGCACGGTGGGGCGGGCGCGTGACGACGGCCCATCATCAGGATGACGTGATCGAGACCATAGCACTCAATCTATGGCGTGGTACGCGCTGGCGGGGTCTGGCCGCCATGGGTGATCAGCGGATTGAGCGGCCGCTGCTGGAATGGACGAAGCAGGACATATATGATTATGCGCTGCGCCACCGGCTGGAGTGGGTAGAGGACGCGACAAATCAATCGAGCGCCTATCTGCGTAATCAGCTGCGCCGACAGTTGCAGGCAAGGCTGACTGATCAGCAGCGGGCGGCGCTTGGTCGGCTATGGCGTCAGCAATGGCAGCTACGCCAAGAGATTGACCAAGAGACATTGCGGTTATCGTCATGTCTTAGCAGTCGTTATTTTTGGGCGCATATCCCGATTGAGCCGGCGCGCGAGCTACTGCACCGAGAAGTGCAGCGACTGACTGGCGTATCGCTACTCTCAGCACAGCTGGATCGACTGCTGATCGCCATCAAAACTGGCCGAGCAGGAACGGTGTGGCAGCCAGCCGCTAATGTGCGGGTGAAATTGTCCGTAAAAAGTGTTACAATAAAACGAGTGACTCGCTAG
- the hflB gene encoding ATP-dependent zinc metalloprotease FtsH, producing MAGKTPKNTKKGIGQVARLGLFWAIIVFLGLAVYAALSPNSNLKNVALTDVVRRANAGEIAKIDIQGNDLKITPKGQKQPTEKSVKESGSTIYEQGLNKDAKVEINVLPPSQTGEVLWNLTVMIVPVVIIVIFFMFMMRQAQGQNNQAMGFGKSKARLYGEDKEKVLFEDIAGNDNAKQDLQEVVDFLKHPKKYKELGAKIPKGVLLVGNPGTGKTMLARAVAGEAGVPFFSISGSEFVEMFVGVGASRVRDLFSKAKKNAPCIVFIDEIDAVGRKRGSGMGGGHDEREQTLNQILVEMDGFDGDTNVIVLAATNRADVLDPALLRPGRFDRRVTITLPERKDREAILKVHFKKKPTDETVDLDKLAAKTAGSSGADLANMANEAAIIAARRNKKKITNDELTEAFERVAIGPERKAKVMNDHEKELTAYHEAGHAIVGHVLPDSDPVHKVTIIPRGGTGGVTWFLPPEDKSYTNVYEFKDILARAMGGRIAEQIIYGDDGITTGAGSDLRKATEIARDMVIEQGMGRGLRDQVFHEDNGGLMFDKMTRERPYSDETAKLIDQEVSQLITEAKQRAMLVLKANRPFLDKLAEALLKDETLEEAAVDEILSGTKLPKEAKLHA from the coding sequence ATGGCAGGAAAGACGCCAAAGAATACTAAGAAAGGGATCGGGCAGGTTGCTCGGCTGGGGTTGTTTTGGGCAATCATTGTGTTTCTTGGGCTGGCAGTGTACGCGGCGCTGTCGCCAAATAGCAACTTGAAGAATGTGGCATTGACTGACGTAGTGCGCCGGGCAAATGCTGGGGAGATTGCCAAGATTGATATCCAGGGCAATGATCTGAAAATTACTCCCAAAGGCCAAAAACAGCCGACCGAGAAATCAGTCAAGGAATCCGGTAGTACGATTTATGAGCAAGGTTTGAACAAGGACGCCAAGGTCGAAATTAACGTTCTGCCGCCATCGCAAACCGGTGAGGTGCTGTGGAACCTGACAGTGATGATCGTGCCGGTGGTGATTATCGTGATTTTCTTCATGTTCATGATGCGCCAAGCCCAAGGGCAGAACAATCAAGCGATGGGCTTTGGCAAGAGTAAGGCGCGGCTGTACGGTGAGGACAAAGAAAAGGTGCTGTTTGAGGACATTGCCGGCAATGATAACGCCAAGCAGGATTTACAAGAGGTTGTCGATTTCTTAAAGCATCCAAAGAAGTACAAGGAACTAGGCGCTAAGATTCCGAAAGGTGTCTTGTTGGTCGGTAATCCGGGTACTGGTAAAACCATGCTGGCGCGGGCAGTGGCTGGCGAGGCAGGCGTGCCGTTCTTCTCGATTTCTGGATCAGAGTTTGTGGAGATGTTCGTCGGTGTTGGTGCTAGCCGGGTACGCGACCTTTTCTCAAAGGCTAAGAAAAATGCGCCGTGTATCGTCTTTATCGATGAGATTGACGCGGTAGGCCGCAAGCGCGGTTCGGGTATGGGCGGCGGCCACGATGAGCGCGAGCAGACCTTGAACCAGATTCTGGTGGAGATGGATGGCTTTGACGGCGATACTAATGTGATTGTGTTGGCGGCGACGAACCGAGCGGATGTGCTGGATCCAGCACTGCTTCGGCCGGGGCGGTTTGATAGGCGGGTGACGATTACTCTGCCGGAACGCAAAGACCGCGAGGCAATCCTCAAAGTTCACTTTAAGAAAAAACCGACCGACGAGACGGTTGATCTGGATAAATTAGCCGCCAAGACGGCTGGCTCATCGGGGGCGGATCTCGCCAATATGGCTAACGAAGCAGCAATTATCGCGGCGCGCCGCAACAAAAAGAAGATTACCAACGATGAACTGACCGAGGCATTTGAGCGGGTAGCGATCGGGCCGGAGCGCAAGGCCAAGGTAATGAACGACCACGAGAAGGAATTGACAGCTTACCACGAGGCAGGCCACGCCATCGTCGGTCACGTCTTGCCAGATTCTGATCCAGTTCACAAGGTGACGATCATTCCGCGCGGCGGTACCGGCGGCGTCACGTGGTTCTTGCCGCCAGAGGATAAGAGCTACACCAATGTCTATGAGTTCAAGGATATCTTGGCGCGGGCGATGGGCGGTCGAATCGCTGAGCAGATCATTTACGGCGATGACGGCATTACCACGGGCGCTGGCTCAGACCTGCGTAAAGCCACCGAGATTGCCCGCGATATGGTGATTGAGCAAGGTATGGGTAGGGGTCTACGCGATCAAGTATTCCACGAAGACAACGGCGGCCTGATGTTTGACAAGATGACCCGCGAGCGGCCGTACTCGGATGAGACTGCTAAGCTGATCGACCAGGAAGTGTCGCAGCTGATCACCGAGGCCAAGCAACGGGCGATGCTGGTGCTTAAAGCCAATCGTCCGTTCCTCGATAAATTGGCTGAGGCGCTGCTCAAAGATGAGACATTAGAAGAAGCGGCGGTGGACGAGATTCTTTCGGGAACGAAACTGCCAAAGGAAGCAAAGCTGCACGCATAA